Proteins from a genomic interval of Fusarium oxysporum Fo47 chromosome I, complete sequence:
- a CDS encoding autophagy protein Apg6-domain-containing protein: MNCQKCRQPLRLDGSLEDLNPAAYDVLVSSTSPQTLKKSSVTSPPITQPQEQARKSLYETVSRNTGPPTFKRNHGGHPRDSSMSFVLLSESQMTHPSQPPESHAMPTALRRASSARSNGDNVDAPVGNEMDRVNRLFEILSARSDIDHPICVECTEMLVEGLQKKLEVTSRERDAYVKHLKEAKANKPSEEDMKAQEEALRKAEQDRATAMEELKKLESEKTSLDEELVALEEESRQLDKEEEKFWRERNEFATKMGEFQAEKDSINAKYSNDSQLLEKLQRSNVYNDTFCISHDGSFATINGLRLGRLSNKPVDWPEINAAWGHALLLLVTVADKLSYRFDGYDPQPMGSTSRIIRYEVPSPSSSRLGSRAVNAPPKKHVLELYSSGDMPLGLTFMHRRFDNAMVGFLELVRQLGAYVHRQTDATGTPLSLPYKIDGDKIGDVSIKLGIAQDDGWTKACKLTLTCCKFLLAHASNVTSNARNGGN, translated from the exons ATGAACTGCCAGAAATGCCGCCAGCCTCTCAGGCTGGACGGATCCCTCGAGGACCTCAATCCAGCCGCCTACGATGTGCTTGTTT CATCTACATCTCCCCAAACCCTCAAGAAATCATCTGTAACGAGCCCACCGATTACGCAACCACAAGAGCAAGCGCGCAAGTCTCTATACGAAACAGTCTCAAGAAATACCGGGCCACCGACGTTCAAGCGCAACCATGGAGGGCATCCCCGCGATTCCTCTATGTCTTTCGTTTTATTGTCAGAGTCCCAGATGACTCACCCGAGTCAGCCTCCAGAGTCTCACGCTATGCCAACAGCATTGCGCCGTGCCAGCTCTGCCAGAAGTAATGGGGATAATGTTGACGCGCCTGTGGGAAACGAGATGGATAGGGTCAACCGACTTTTCGAAATTCTATCTGCGCGATCCGATATCGACCACCCTATCTGTGTTGAATGTACGGAAATGCTTGTTGAGGGCCTAcagaagaagctagaggTTACTTCACGCGAAAGAGACGCCTATGTGAAACATCTTAAGGAGGCGAAAGCAAACAAACCAAGCGAAGAAGACATGAAAGCTCAAGAGGAAGCGCTGAGAAAAGCTGAGCAGGATAGAGCAACAGCTATggaagagctgaagaagctggagtcGGAAAAGACTTCCTTAGATGAGGAGCTCGTAGCTCTTGAGGAGGAGTCGCGACAACTGGacaaagaggaggagaagttCTGGAGGGAACGAAACGAGTTTGCTACCAAGATGGGTGAATTCCAGGCGGAAAAGGACAGCATCAACGCCAAGTACAGCAACGATTCCCAGCTCCTAGAAAAGCTGCAGCGATCTAACGTATATAACGACACCTTTTGTATCAGCCACGATGGGAGCTTTGCGACAATTAACGGTCTTCGGCTTGGTCGTCTCTCTAACAAACCGGTAGATTGGCCAGAAATCAACGCCGCGTGGGGACACGCACTGCTACTCTTGGTTACCGTTGCGGACAAACTTTCCTACAGATTCGATGGATATGACCCGCAGCCCATGGGAAGCACGTCAAGAATCATCCGATACGAAGTACCAAGCCCTTCTTCCAGTCGACTAGGCAGTCGCGCTGTCAATGCCCCCCCAAAGAAGCATGTACTTGAGTTGTACAGCTCTGGAGATATGCCTCTAGGATTAACATTCATGCACCGACGCTTTGATAACGCCATGGTTGGGTTCCTGGAGCTTGTACGACAGCTGGGCGCGTATGTCCATAGGCAAACAGATGCAACTGGCACACCTCTTAGCTTGCCATATAAGATTGACGGTGACAAGATTGGCGATGTCAGCATCAAACTCGGCATTGCgcaagatgatggatggacgAAGGCGTGCAAGCTGACATTGACGTGTTGTAAGTTTCTGCTCGCGCACGCCAGCAACGTCACTTCCAACGCAAGAAATGGTGGGAACTGA